The following are from one region of the Equus przewalskii isolate Varuska chromosome 21, EquPr2, whole genome shotgun sequence genome:
- the UCKL1 gene encoding uridine-cytidine kinase-like 1 isoform X12 → MSSPPAYPGIRISGCWALGAEGSSAESLDRLLPPVGAGRSPRKRTTSQCKSEPPLLRTSKRTIYTAGRPPWYNEHGTQSKEAFAIGLGGGSASGKTTVARMIIEALDVPWVVLLSMDSFYKVLTKQQQEQAAHNNFNFDHPDAFDFDLIVSTLKKLKQGKSVKVPIYDFTTHSRKKDWKTLYGANVIIFEGIMAFADKTLLELLDMKIFVDTDSDIRLVRRLRRDISERGRDIEGVIKQYNKFVKPAFDQYIQPTMRVADIVVPRGSGNTVAIDLIVQHVHSQLEERKLRWDMAALASAHQCHPLPRTLSVLKSTPQVRGMHTIIRDKETSRDEFIFYSKRLMRLLIEHALSFLPFQDCVVQTPQGQDYAGKCYAGKQITGVSILRAGETMEPALRAVCKDVRIGTILIQTNQLTGEPELHYLRLPKDISDDHVILMDCTVSTGAAAMMAVRVLLDHDVPEDKIFLLSLLMAEMGVHSVAYAFPRVRIITTAVDKRVNDLFRIIPGIGNFGDRYFGTDAVPDGSDEEEVASTS, encoded by the exons ATGAGCAGCCCCCCAGCTTACCCTGGCATCAGGATCTCAGGGTGCTGGGCCCTCGGAGCGGAAGGCAG CAGTGCTGAGTCCCTGGACAGGCTCCTGCCTCCCGTGGGCGCCGGGCGCTCGCCCCGGAAGCGTACCACCAGCCAGTGCAAGTCTGAGCCGCCTCTCCTGCGCACCAGCAAGCGGACCATCTACACAGCGGGGCGGCCGCCCTGGTACAATGAACATGGCACACAGTCCAAGGAGGCCTTCGCCATTG gcctgggagggggcagTGCCTCCGGGAAGACCACCGTGGCCAGAATGATCATTGAGGCCCTGGACGTGCCCTGGGTGGTTTTGCTGTCCATGGACTCCTTCTACAAG GTGCTCAccaagcagcagcaggagcaggccGCCCACAACAACTTCAACTTCGACCACCCGGACGCCTTCGACTTTGACCTCATCGTCTCCACGCTCAAGAAGCTGAAGCAGGGCAAGAGCGTCAAGGTGCCCATCTACGACTTCACCACCCACAGTCGGAAGAAGGACTGG AAGACGCTCTATGGCGCGAACGTCATCATCTTCGAGGGTATCATGGCCTTTGCTGACAAGACGCTGCTGGAG CTCCTGGACATGAAGATCTTTGTGGACACAGACTCTGACATCCGCCTCGTGCGGCGGCTGCGCCGGGACATCAGTGAGCGAGGCCGAGACATCGAGGGTGTTATCAAGCAGTACAACAAGTTTGTCAAGCCCGCCTTTGACCAGTACATCCAGCCCACCATGCGCGTGGCTGACATCGTTGTGCCCCGGG GGAGCGGGAACACAGTGGCGATCGACCTGATCGTGCAGCATGTGCACAGCCAGCTGGAGGAG AGGAAGCTGCGCTGGGATAT GGCCGCGCTGGCCTCAGCACACCAGTGTCACCCCCTGCCCCGGACGCTGAGTGTCCTCAAGAGCACGCCGCAGGTGCGGGGCATGCACACCATCATCAG GGACAAGGAGACCAGCCGAGATGAATTCATCTTTTACTCCAAGAGGCTGATGCGGCTGCTCATTGAGCACGcgctctccttcctgcccttccag GACTGTGTGGTGCAGACCCCACAAGGGCAGGACTACGCGGGCAAGTGCTATGCTGGGAAGCAG ATTACAGGCGTGTCCATTCTGCGGGCTGGCGAGACCATGGAGCCAGCGCTGCGGGCCGTGTGCAAAGATGTGCGCATTGGCACCATCCTGATCCAGACCAACCAGCTCACCGGGGAGCCTGAA CTGCACTACCTGCGTCTGCCCAAAGACATCAGTGACGACCATGTGATCCTGATGGACTGCACTGTGTCCACAGGCGCTGCTGCTATGATGGCCGTGCGCGTGCTCCTG GACCATGACGTGCCTGAAGACAAGATCTTCCTGCTGTCGCTGCTCATGGCGGAGATGGGTGTTCACTCAGTGGCCTATGCCTTCCCGCGAGTGAGAATCATCACCACGGCAGTGGACAAGCGTGTCAACGACCTGTTCCGCATCATCCCCGGCATTG GGAACTTCGGTGACCGTTACTTTGGGACCGATGCTGTCCCTGATGGCAGTGACGAGGAGGAAGTGGCTTCCACGAGTTAG
- the UCKL1 gene encoding uridine-cytidine kinase-like 1 isoform X6: MNTFCSAESLDRLLPPVGAGRSPRKRTTSQCKSEPPLLRTSKRTIYTAGRPPWYNEHGTQSKEAFAIGLGGGSASGKTTVARMIIEALDVPWVVLLSMDSFYKVLTKQQQEQAAHNNFNFDHPDAFDFDLIVSTLKKLKQGKSVKVPIYDFTTHSRKKDWKTLYGANVIIFEGIMAFADKTLLELLDMKIFVDTDSDIRLVRRLRRDISERGRDIEGVIKQYNKFVKPAFDQYIQPTMRVADIVVPRGSGNTVAIDLIVQHVHSQLEERELSVRGSCAGICEHRVRSGCGAAVLCAPLSSPPLLPAPSLLLSLPRPLPHPPSPSCRPRPFYFPSPGPSHVPPQAPPPPPIPLLPPRPFYFPSPGPSHGPPQDPSAPFPPPCSFPPRHGAAGAAALSQPCHPLLRGPHITWGAALASAHQCHPLPRTLSVLKSTPQVRGMHTIIRDKETSRDEFIFYSKRLMRLLIEHALSFLPFQDCVVQTPQGQDYAGKCYAGKQITGVSILRAGETMEPALRAVCKDVRIGTILIQTNQLTGEPELHYLRLPKDISDDHVILMDCTVSTGAAAMMAVRVLLDHDVPEDKIFLLSLLMAEMGVHSVAYAFPRVRIITTAVDKRVNDLFRIIPGIGNFGDRYFGTDAVPDGSDEEEVASTS, encoded by the exons ATGAACACCTTCTG CAGTGCTGAGTCCCTGGACAGGCTCCTGCCTCCCGTGGGCGCCGGGCGCTCGCCCCGGAAGCGTACCACCAGCCAGTGCAAGTCTGAGCCGCCTCTCCTGCGCACCAGCAAGCGGACCATCTACACAGCGGGGCGGCCGCCCTGGTACAATGAACATGGCACACAGTCCAAGGAGGCCTTCGCCATTG gcctgggagggggcagTGCCTCCGGGAAGACCACCGTGGCCAGAATGATCATTGAGGCCCTGGACGTGCCCTGGGTGGTTTTGCTGTCCATGGACTCCTTCTACAAG GTGCTCAccaagcagcagcaggagcaggccGCCCACAACAACTTCAACTTCGACCACCCGGACGCCTTCGACTTTGACCTCATCGTCTCCACGCTCAAGAAGCTGAAGCAGGGCAAGAGCGTCAAGGTGCCCATCTACGACTTCACCACCCACAGTCGGAAGAAGGACTGG AAGACGCTCTATGGCGCGAACGTCATCATCTTCGAGGGTATCATGGCCTTTGCTGACAAGACGCTGCTGGAG CTCCTGGACATGAAGATCTTTGTGGACACAGACTCTGACATCCGCCTCGTGCGGCGGCTGCGCCGGGACATCAGTGAGCGAGGCCGAGACATCGAGGGTGTTATCAAGCAGTACAACAAGTTTGTCAAGCCCGCCTTTGACCAGTACATCCAGCCCACCATGCGCGTGGCTGACATCGTTGTGCCCCGGG GGAGCGGGAACACAGTGGCGATCGACCTGATCGTGCAGCATGTGCACAGCCAGCTGGAGGAG CGTGAGCTCAGTGTCAG AGGAAGCTGCGCTGGGATATGTGAGCACAGAGTGCGCTCTGGTTGTGGTGCCGCTGTGCTGTgcgctcccctctcctccccgcccctcctgCCGGCCCCGTCCCTTCTActttccctccccaggcccctcccccaccccccatccccctcctGCCGGCCCCGTCCCTTCTACTTTCCCTCCCCGGGCCCCTCCCATGTCCCTCCCCAggcgcctcccccaccccccatccccctcctGCCGCCCCGTCCCTTCTActttccctccccaggcccctcccacgGCCCTCCCCAAGACCCCTCAGCTCCTTTCCCTCCACCCTGCTCTTTCCCCCCCAGGCATGGGGCAGCAGGGGCCGCCGCACTGAGCCAGCCTTGCCACCCTCTCCTGAGGGGGCCACACATCACATGGGG GGCCGCGCTGGCCTCAGCACACCAGTGTCACCCCCTGCCCCGGACGCTGAGTGTCCTCAAGAGCACGCCGCAGGTGCGGGGCATGCACACCATCATCAG GGACAAGGAGACCAGCCGAGATGAATTCATCTTTTACTCCAAGAGGCTGATGCGGCTGCTCATTGAGCACGcgctctccttcctgcccttccag GACTGTGTGGTGCAGACCCCACAAGGGCAGGACTACGCGGGCAAGTGCTATGCTGGGAAGCAG ATTACAGGCGTGTCCATTCTGCGGGCTGGCGAGACCATGGAGCCAGCGCTGCGGGCCGTGTGCAAAGATGTGCGCATTGGCACCATCCTGATCCAGACCAACCAGCTCACCGGGGAGCCTGAA CTGCACTACCTGCGTCTGCCCAAAGACATCAGTGACGACCATGTGATCCTGATGGACTGCACTGTGTCCACAGGCGCTGCTGCTATGATGGCCGTGCGCGTGCTCCTG GACCATGACGTGCCTGAAGACAAGATCTTCCTGCTGTCGCTGCTCATGGCGGAGATGGGTGTTCACTCAGTGGCCTATGCCTTCCCGCGAGTGAGAATCATCACCACGGCAGTGGACAAGCGTGTCAACGACCTGTTCCGCATCATCCCCGGCATTG GGAACTTCGGTGACCGTTACTTTGGGACCGATGCTGTCCCTGATGGCAGTGACGAGGAGGAAGTGGCTTCCACGAGTTAG
- the UCKL1 gene encoding uridine-cytidine kinase-like 1 isoform X5 — translation MNTFCSAESLDRLLPPVGAGRSPRKRTTSQCKSEPPLLRTSKRTIYTAGRPPWYNEHGTQSKEAFAIGLGGGSASGKTTVARMIIEALDVPWVVLLSMDSFYKLLLPQVLTKQQQEQAAHNNFNFDHPDAFDFDLIVSTLKKLKQGKSVKVPIYDFTTHSRKKDWKTLYGANVIIFEGIMAFADKTLLELLDMKIFVDTDSDIRLVRRLRRDISERGRDIEGVIKQYNKFVKPAFDQYIQPTMRVADIVVPRGSGNTVAIDLIVQHVHSQLEERELSVRGSCAGICEHRVRSGCGAAVLCAPLSSPPLLPAPSLLLSLPRPLPHPPSPSCRPRPFYFPSPGPSHVPPQAPPPPPIPLLPPRPFYFPSPGPSHGPPQDPSAPFPPPCSFPPRHGAAGAAALSQPCHPLLRGPHITWGAALASAHQCHPLPRTLSVLKSTPQVRGMHTIIRDKETSRDEFIFYSKRLMRLLIEHALSFLPFQDCVVQTPQGQDYAGKCYAGKQITGVSILRAGETMEPALRAVCKDVRIGTILIQTNQLTGEPELHYLRLPKDISDDHVILMDCTVSTGAAAMMAVRVLLDHDVPEDKIFLLSLLMAEMGVHSVAYAFPRVRIITTAVDKRVNDLFRIIPGIGNFGDRYFGTDAVPDGSDEEEVASTS, via the exons ATGAACACCTTCTG CAGTGCTGAGTCCCTGGACAGGCTCCTGCCTCCCGTGGGCGCCGGGCGCTCGCCCCGGAAGCGTACCACCAGCCAGTGCAAGTCTGAGCCGCCTCTCCTGCGCACCAGCAAGCGGACCATCTACACAGCGGGGCGGCCGCCCTGGTACAATGAACATGGCACACAGTCCAAGGAGGCCTTCGCCATTG gcctgggagggggcagTGCCTCCGGGAAGACCACCGTGGCCAGAATGATCATTGAGGCCCTGGACGTGCCCTGGGTGGTTTTGCTGTCCATGGACTCCTTCTACAAG CTCCTCCTGCCACAGGTGCTCAccaagcagcagcaggagcaggccGCCCACAACAACTTCAACTTCGACCACCCGGACGCCTTCGACTTTGACCTCATCGTCTCCACGCTCAAGAAGCTGAAGCAGGGCAAGAGCGTCAAGGTGCCCATCTACGACTTCACCACCCACAGTCGGAAGAAGGACTGG AAGACGCTCTATGGCGCGAACGTCATCATCTTCGAGGGTATCATGGCCTTTGCTGACAAGACGCTGCTGGAG CTCCTGGACATGAAGATCTTTGTGGACACAGACTCTGACATCCGCCTCGTGCGGCGGCTGCGCCGGGACATCAGTGAGCGAGGCCGAGACATCGAGGGTGTTATCAAGCAGTACAACAAGTTTGTCAAGCCCGCCTTTGACCAGTACATCCAGCCCACCATGCGCGTGGCTGACATCGTTGTGCCCCGGG GGAGCGGGAACACAGTGGCGATCGACCTGATCGTGCAGCATGTGCACAGCCAGCTGGAGGAG CGTGAGCTCAGTGTCAG AGGAAGCTGCGCTGGGATATGTGAGCACAGAGTGCGCTCTGGTTGTGGTGCCGCTGTGCTGTgcgctcccctctcctccccgcccctcctgCCGGCCCCGTCCCTTCTActttccctccccaggcccctcccccaccccccatccccctcctGCCGGCCCCGTCCCTTCTACTTTCCCTCCCCGGGCCCCTCCCATGTCCCTCCCCAggcgcctcccccaccccccatccccctcctGCCGCCCCGTCCCTTCTActttccctccccaggcccctcccacgGCCCTCCCCAAGACCCCTCAGCTCCTTTCCCTCCACCCTGCTCTTTCCCCCCCAGGCATGGGGCAGCAGGGGCCGCCGCACTGAGCCAGCCTTGCCACCCTCTCCTGAGGGGGCCACACATCACATGGGG GGCCGCGCTGGCCTCAGCACACCAGTGTCACCCCCTGCCCCGGACGCTGAGTGTCCTCAAGAGCACGCCGCAGGTGCGGGGCATGCACACCATCATCAG GGACAAGGAGACCAGCCGAGATGAATTCATCTTTTACTCCAAGAGGCTGATGCGGCTGCTCATTGAGCACGcgctctccttcctgcccttccag GACTGTGTGGTGCAGACCCCACAAGGGCAGGACTACGCGGGCAAGTGCTATGCTGGGAAGCAG ATTACAGGCGTGTCCATTCTGCGGGCTGGCGAGACCATGGAGCCAGCGCTGCGGGCCGTGTGCAAAGATGTGCGCATTGGCACCATCCTGATCCAGACCAACCAGCTCACCGGGGAGCCTGAA CTGCACTACCTGCGTCTGCCCAAAGACATCAGTGACGACCATGTGATCCTGATGGACTGCACTGTGTCCACAGGCGCTGCTGCTATGATGGCCGTGCGCGTGCTCCTG GACCATGACGTGCCTGAAGACAAGATCTTCCTGCTGTCGCTGCTCATGGCGGAGATGGGTGTTCACTCAGTGGCCTATGCCTTCCCGCGAGTGAGAATCATCACCACGGCAGTGGACAAGCGTGTCAACGACCTGTTCCGCATCATCCCCGGCATTG GGAACTTCGGTGACCGTTACTTTGGGACCGATGCTGTCCCTGATGGCAGTGACGAGGAGGAAGTGGCTTCCACGAGTTAG
- the UCKL1 gene encoding uridine-cytidine kinase-like 1 isoform X16, with the protein MSSPPAYPGIRISGCWALGAEGSSAESLDRLLPPVGAGRSPRKRTTSQCKSEPPLLRTSKRTIYTAGRPPWYNEHGTQSKEAFAIGLGGGSASGKTTVARMIIEALDVPWVVLLSMDSFYKVLTKQQQEQAAHNNFNFDHPDAFDFDLIVSTLKKLKQGKSVKVPIYDFTTHSRKKDWLLDMKIFVDTDSDIRLVRRLRRDISERGRDIEGVIKQYNKFVKPAFDQYIQPTMRVADIVVPRGSGNTVAIDLIVQHVHSQLEERKLRWDMAALASAHQCHPLPRTLSVLKSTPQVRGMHTIIRDKETSRDEFIFYSKRLMRLLIEHALSFLPFQDCVVQTPQGQDYAGKCYAGKQITGVSILRAGETMEPALRAVCKDVRIGTILIQTNQLTGEPELHYLRLPKDISDDHVILMDCTVSTGAAAMMAVRVLLDHDVPEDKIFLLSLLMAEMGVHSVAYAFPRVRIITTAVDKRVNDLFRIIPGIGNFGDRYFGTDAVPDGSDEEEVASTS; encoded by the exons ATGAGCAGCCCCCCAGCTTACCCTGGCATCAGGATCTCAGGGTGCTGGGCCCTCGGAGCGGAAGGCAG CAGTGCTGAGTCCCTGGACAGGCTCCTGCCTCCCGTGGGCGCCGGGCGCTCGCCCCGGAAGCGTACCACCAGCCAGTGCAAGTCTGAGCCGCCTCTCCTGCGCACCAGCAAGCGGACCATCTACACAGCGGGGCGGCCGCCCTGGTACAATGAACATGGCACACAGTCCAAGGAGGCCTTCGCCATTG gcctgggagggggcagTGCCTCCGGGAAGACCACCGTGGCCAGAATGATCATTGAGGCCCTGGACGTGCCCTGGGTGGTTTTGCTGTCCATGGACTCCTTCTACAAG GTGCTCAccaagcagcagcaggagcaggccGCCCACAACAACTTCAACTTCGACCACCCGGACGCCTTCGACTTTGACCTCATCGTCTCCACGCTCAAGAAGCTGAAGCAGGGCAAGAGCGTCAAGGTGCCCATCTACGACTTCACCACCCACAGTCGGAAGAAGGACTGG CTCCTGGACATGAAGATCTTTGTGGACACAGACTCTGACATCCGCCTCGTGCGGCGGCTGCGCCGGGACATCAGTGAGCGAGGCCGAGACATCGAGGGTGTTATCAAGCAGTACAACAAGTTTGTCAAGCCCGCCTTTGACCAGTACATCCAGCCCACCATGCGCGTGGCTGACATCGTTGTGCCCCGGG GGAGCGGGAACACAGTGGCGATCGACCTGATCGTGCAGCATGTGCACAGCCAGCTGGAGGAG AGGAAGCTGCGCTGGGATAT GGCCGCGCTGGCCTCAGCACACCAGTGTCACCCCCTGCCCCGGACGCTGAGTGTCCTCAAGAGCACGCCGCAGGTGCGGGGCATGCACACCATCATCAG GGACAAGGAGACCAGCCGAGATGAATTCATCTTTTACTCCAAGAGGCTGATGCGGCTGCTCATTGAGCACGcgctctccttcctgcccttccag GACTGTGTGGTGCAGACCCCACAAGGGCAGGACTACGCGGGCAAGTGCTATGCTGGGAAGCAG ATTACAGGCGTGTCCATTCTGCGGGCTGGCGAGACCATGGAGCCAGCGCTGCGGGCCGTGTGCAAAGATGTGCGCATTGGCACCATCCTGATCCAGACCAACCAGCTCACCGGGGAGCCTGAA CTGCACTACCTGCGTCTGCCCAAAGACATCAGTGACGACCATGTGATCCTGATGGACTGCACTGTGTCCACAGGCGCTGCTGCTATGATGGCCGTGCGCGTGCTCCTG GACCATGACGTGCCTGAAGACAAGATCTTCCTGCTGTCGCTGCTCATGGCGGAGATGGGTGTTCACTCAGTGGCCTATGCCTTCCCGCGAGTGAGAATCATCACCACGGCAGTGGACAAGCGTGTCAACGACCTGTTCCGCATCATCCCCGGCATTG GGAACTTCGGTGACCGTTACTTTGGGACCGATGCTGTCCCTGATGGCAGTGACGAGGAGGAAGTGGCTTCCACGAGTTAG
- the UCKL1 gene encoding uridine-cytidine kinase-like 1 isoform X13 encodes MSSPPAYPGIRISGCWALGAEGSSAESLDRLLPPVGAGRSPRKRTTSQCKSEPPLLRTSKRTIYTAGRPPWYNEHGTQSKEAFAIGLGGGSASGKTTVARMIIEALDVPWVVLLSMDSFYKVLTKQQQEQAAHNNFNFDHPDAFDFDLIVSTLKKLKQGKSVKVPIYDFTTHSRKKDWKTLYGANVIIFEGIMAFADKTLLELLDMKIFVDTDSDIRLVRRLRRDISERGRDIEGVIKQYNKFVKPAFDQYIQPTMRVADIVVPRGSGNTVAIDLIVQHVHSQLEERELSVRAALASAHQCHPLPRTLSVLKSTPQVRGMHTIIRDKETSRDEFIFYSKRLMRLLIEHALSFLPFQDCVVQTPQGQDYAGKCYAGKQITGVSILRAGETMEPALRAVCKDVRIGTILIQTNQLTGEPELHYLRLPKDISDDHVILMDCTVSTGAAAMMAVRVLLDHDVPEDKIFLLSLLMAEMGVHSVAYAFPRVRIITTAVDKRVNDLFRIIPGIGNFGDRYFGTDAVPDGSDEEEVASTS; translated from the exons ATGAGCAGCCCCCCAGCTTACCCTGGCATCAGGATCTCAGGGTGCTGGGCCCTCGGAGCGGAAGGCAG CAGTGCTGAGTCCCTGGACAGGCTCCTGCCTCCCGTGGGCGCCGGGCGCTCGCCCCGGAAGCGTACCACCAGCCAGTGCAAGTCTGAGCCGCCTCTCCTGCGCACCAGCAAGCGGACCATCTACACAGCGGGGCGGCCGCCCTGGTACAATGAACATGGCACACAGTCCAAGGAGGCCTTCGCCATTG gcctgggagggggcagTGCCTCCGGGAAGACCACCGTGGCCAGAATGATCATTGAGGCCCTGGACGTGCCCTGGGTGGTTTTGCTGTCCATGGACTCCTTCTACAAG GTGCTCAccaagcagcagcaggagcaggccGCCCACAACAACTTCAACTTCGACCACCCGGACGCCTTCGACTTTGACCTCATCGTCTCCACGCTCAAGAAGCTGAAGCAGGGCAAGAGCGTCAAGGTGCCCATCTACGACTTCACCACCCACAGTCGGAAGAAGGACTGG AAGACGCTCTATGGCGCGAACGTCATCATCTTCGAGGGTATCATGGCCTTTGCTGACAAGACGCTGCTGGAG CTCCTGGACATGAAGATCTTTGTGGACACAGACTCTGACATCCGCCTCGTGCGGCGGCTGCGCCGGGACATCAGTGAGCGAGGCCGAGACATCGAGGGTGTTATCAAGCAGTACAACAAGTTTGTCAAGCCCGCCTTTGACCAGTACATCCAGCCCACCATGCGCGTGGCTGACATCGTTGTGCCCCGGG GGAGCGGGAACACAGTGGCGATCGACCTGATCGTGCAGCATGTGCACAGCCAGCTGGAGGAG CGTGAGCTCAGTGTCAG GGCCGCGCTGGCCTCAGCACACCAGTGTCACCCCCTGCCCCGGACGCTGAGTGTCCTCAAGAGCACGCCGCAGGTGCGGGGCATGCACACCATCATCAG GGACAAGGAGACCAGCCGAGATGAATTCATCTTTTACTCCAAGAGGCTGATGCGGCTGCTCATTGAGCACGcgctctccttcctgcccttccag GACTGTGTGGTGCAGACCCCACAAGGGCAGGACTACGCGGGCAAGTGCTATGCTGGGAAGCAG ATTACAGGCGTGTCCATTCTGCGGGCTGGCGAGACCATGGAGCCAGCGCTGCGGGCCGTGTGCAAAGATGTGCGCATTGGCACCATCCTGATCCAGACCAACCAGCTCACCGGGGAGCCTGAA CTGCACTACCTGCGTCTGCCCAAAGACATCAGTGACGACCATGTGATCCTGATGGACTGCACTGTGTCCACAGGCGCTGCTGCTATGATGGCCGTGCGCGTGCTCCTG GACCATGACGTGCCTGAAGACAAGATCTTCCTGCTGTCGCTGCTCATGGCGGAGATGGGTGTTCACTCAGTGGCCTATGCCTTCCCGCGAGTGAGAATCATCACCACGGCAGTGGACAAGCGTGTCAACGACCTGTTCCGCATCATCCCCGGCATTG GGAACTTCGGTGACCGTTACTTTGGGACCGATGCTGTCCCTGATGGCAGTGACGAGGAGGAAGTGGCTTCCACGAGTTAG
- the UCKL1 gene encoding uridine-cytidine kinase-like 1 isoform X2 produces MAAPPASAAPRSPPPPPPLAAGDGPDRPAEKSGTACEDRSAESLDRLLPPVGAGRSPRKRTTSQCKSEPPLLRTSKRTIYTAGRPPWYNEHGTQSKEAFAIGLGGGSASGKTTVARMIIEALDVPWVVLLSMDSFYKVLTKQQQEQAAHNNFNFDHPDAFDFDLIVSTLKKLKQGKSVKVPIYDFTTHSRKKDWKTLYGANVIIFEGIMAFADKTLLELLDMKIFVDTDSDIRLVRRLRRDISERGRDIEGVIKQYNKFVKPAFDQYIQPTMRVADIVVPRGSGNTVAIDLIVQHVHSQLEERELSVRGSCAGICEHRVRSGCGAAVLCAPLSSPPLLPAPSLLLSLPRPLPHPPSPSCRPRPFYFPSPGPSHVPPQAPPPPPIPLLPPRPFYFPSPGPSHGPPQDPSAPFPPPCSFPPRHGAAGAAALSQPCHPLLRGPHITWGAALASAHQCHPLPRTLSVLKSTPQVRGMHTIIRDKETSRDEFIFYSKRLMRLLIEHALSFLPFQDCVVQTPQGQDYAGKCYAGKQITGVSILRAGETMEPALRAVCKDVRIGTILIQTNQLTGEPELHYLRLPKDISDDHVILMDCTVSTGAAAMMAVRVLLDHDVPEDKIFLLSLLMAEMGVHSVAYAFPRVRIITTAVDKRVNDLFRIIPGIGNFGDRYFGTDAVPDGSDEEEVASTS; encoded by the exons ATGGCGGCGCCCCCGGCCTCCGCCGCTCCccgctcgccgccgccgccgccgcccctcgCGGCCGGAGACGGGCCGGACCGGCCGGCGGAGAAGAGCGGCACCGCGTGCGAGGACCG CAGTGCTGAGTCCCTGGACAGGCTCCTGCCTCCCGTGGGCGCCGGGCGCTCGCCCCGGAAGCGTACCACCAGCCAGTGCAAGTCTGAGCCGCCTCTCCTGCGCACCAGCAAGCGGACCATCTACACAGCGGGGCGGCCGCCCTGGTACAATGAACATGGCACACAGTCCAAGGAGGCCTTCGCCATTG gcctgggagggggcagTGCCTCCGGGAAGACCACCGTGGCCAGAATGATCATTGAGGCCCTGGACGTGCCCTGGGTGGTTTTGCTGTCCATGGACTCCTTCTACAAG GTGCTCAccaagcagcagcaggagcaggccGCCCACAACAACTTCAACTTCGACCACCCGGACGCCTTCGACTTTGACCTCATCGTCTCCACGCTCAAGAAGCTGAAGCAGGGCAAGAGCGTCAAGGTGCCCATCTACGACTTCACCACCCACAGTCGGAAGAAGGACTGG AAGACGCTCTATGGCGCGAACGTCATCATCTTCGAGGGTATCATGGCCTTTGCTGACAAGACGCTGCTGGAG CTCCTGGACATGAAGATCTTTGTGGACACAGACTCTGACATCCGCCTCGTGCGGCGGCTGCGCCGGGACATCAGTGAGCGAGGCCGAGACATCGAGGGTGTTATCAAGCAGTACAACAAGTTTGTCAAGCCCGCCTTTGACCAGTACATCCAGCCCACCATGCGCGTGGCTGACATCGTTGTGCCCCGGG GGAGCGGGAACACAGTGGCGATCGACCTGATCGTGCAGCATGTGCACAGCCAGCTGGAGGAG CGTGAGCTCAGTGTCAG AGGAAGCTGCGCTGGGATATGTGAGCACAGAGTGCGCTCTGGTTGTGGTGCCGCTGTGCTGTgcgctcccctctcctccccgcccctcctgCCGGCCCCGTCCCTTCTActttccctccccaggcccctcccccaccccccatccccctcctGCCGGCCCCGTCCCTTCTACTTTCCCTCCCCGGGCCCCTCCCATGTCCCTCCCCAggcgcctcccccaccccccatccccctcctGCCGCCCCGTCCCTTCTActttccctccccaggcccctcccacgGCCCTCCCCAAGACCCCTCAGCTCCTTTCCCTCCACCCTGCTCTTTCCCCCCCAGGCATGGGGCAGCAGGGGCCGCCGCACTGAGCCAGCCTTGCCACCCTCTCCTGAGGGGGCCACACATCACATGGGG GGCCGCGCTGGCCTCAGCACACCAGTGTCACCCCCTGCCCCGGACGCTGAGTGTCCTCAAGAGCACGCCGCAGGTGCGGGGCATGCACACCATCATCAG GGACAAGGAGACCAGCCGAGATGAATTCATCTTTTACTCCAAGAGGCTGATGCGGCTGCTCATTGAGCACGcgctctccttcctgcccttccag GACTGTGTGGTGCAGACCCCACAAGGGCAGGACTACGCGGGCAAGTGCTATGCTGGGAAGCAG ATTACAGGCGTGTCCATTCTGCGGGCTGGCGAGACCATGGAGCCAGCGCTGCGGGCCGTGTGCAAAGATGTGCGCATTGGCACCATCCTGATCCAGACCAACCAGCTCACCGGGGAGCCTGAA CTGCACTACCTGCGTCTGCCCAAAGACATCAGTGACGACCATGTGATCCTGATGGACTGCACTGTGTCCACAGGCGCTGCTGCTATGATGGCCGTGCGCGTGCTCCTG GACCATGACGTGCCTGAAGACAAGATCTTCCTGCTGTCGCTGCTCATGGCGGAGATGGGTGTTCACTCAGTGGCCTATGCCTTCCCGCGAGTGAGAATCATCACCACGGCAGTGGACAAGCGTGTCAACGACCTGTTCCGCATCATCCCCGGCATTG GGAACTTCGGTGACCGTTACTTTGGGACCGATGCTGTCCCTGATGGCAGTGACGAGGAGGAAGTGGCTTCCACGAGTTAG